From Scomber scombrus chromosome 9, fScoSco1.1, whole genome shotgun sequence, one genomic window encodes:
- the si:ch211-159i8.4 gene encoding matrix-remodeling-associated protein 5: MALRWCAKIFCRLAAAWFPLLFSSLLWQTISPVHAVPSCPRSCTCPGVKEVHCTFRHLTTLPKTFPKDTQRLNLGYNSLTELEGSEFRSLRQLEMLMLHGNDISTVHPGAFYSLRSLQILKLSYNKLTSVNPGLFEGLVSLIRLHLDHNLIDFIEPYTFSGLTSLKLLQLEGNLLKEIHPHTFITVSVLGSFWTSGLKHLHLSDNLLEQLPAAALNTAPRLELLSLHNNPWACDCQLHWLIEWGSTHEGVIKCKKERDPGSSETCPQCFSPQPLNGTLLEGLTQDKLTCERPALRSTLKQWDNPLWAESEAEPDLPYTRDFEKPLGNLILVLSDSHGNNAHVACDVRHPGESSPMTWTVNPHSRGELSVNVSLVTVLECEIDRETLQNLWQLVAYYYESPAILERGQQRGNNSRATYQYAQTVNENSPYFTELKGYLVGEPSWLLQPRVTLRLNRKQTTTKKLVMDFTTVITKNINSYRGQDDNDLTSSWAMIRRGTAGRIQTALEGSKVHLECSIVTSDQEVKVEWMFPDLSIMEDATDKFEISETGALIIMNATQSDSGIYHCMIRTKAGVDLMPLRLTIKERSLSPTAFNGQKIIVERGRSLSLPCEVTSVQPSQTMWYLPKNQILLPTQQTRRAEVTENGTLVVRKLTQDDAGEYSCLASNLYGVDMLSHIVEVTGEKASEKSKVKEEREQPILPVHAEEGEGSGGDYQEIIRPFATQFPKSVGTQQRNPNGVSKRIRMKDLKRKPNKSVKELDPNRWAEILAKVNAKPSGALPTEQSLPEPSTVTVQPSPSRPATTTATPTTASNFPYTTLPDNGIQPEEFPITTRAKIETHSTEKKGDKHKESETLKTQPKVLQPPPPRSTESSLHRVGGITEKSETITDSPVARTPQPVEQAENKHSGEGRRNSSFVPGRPNRRRPPYRRRRPPMRRVHPHLNPFYHSSNKPKTTVPPPTTTIPTTTTTTTTTTTTTTTTTTTTTTTTTPAPTTATTADYETDEDEGEFYEEYNYKDSDSVDETEESNTETPDTTRDLDSSLTTFPSVREKDTHVGSSVDKYNLPNPNTIVTPKLQSTPHTTEWTDEEKDTETVYLNKLERQKVEIRKQTEEKGRDNKNLAEESESEVITAMEGQKTHKLDTEGNERETEKSKKEWVTQSYNSRDSIRLTTQNRPRPKTRPSMEQNTPTQTKISSSKPEIHSFPIIEPVHPWLHQYNQERERTTSSKISQTHQDRNTGKQSKVNPDRHSQLPRVPPTSRWPAHHHHHHHHPYNPLYPSWPGQRTFPNSRHGTGSHLVPTHRPRPLPHPWVHSQVVTNRPEITAETVKPTPTVSGPSGNSRLTISSPHPRHNFHQNHHVDSRTQTRDQLFLSRLRNRYRQAQLDRIAQLGRMVTPKPRISNHNPSFPITPKPSPPSRQRPYTPKPLVPAASYTLQPLNPAKPSSSSFAGFIPTPRPQNPTAPGNGGRISSQGPTAAPPFPWVLGAGGGRVKPRITTVTTASVSVLAESDVVLPCKATGNPEPNIAWTKVSTGATIPANTKHGPRFEVFKNGTFVIRKVQLQDRGQYLCAAQNRLGSDRVVITLAVQTEAPKIQPPKSTEIAIYLGKSLTLDCLASGKPPAQISWILPDRTFIREIGTVHTLLSPMSLLQNGTLHMHSANFSSKGDYKCIASNAAGADTITYHLHVAALPPSISEGAMDAVTIQPGRSVYVHCSAKGEPVPALKWILPAGVHVKPSQFLGRRLFVFPNGTLYVKNVSPADAGGYECVATNTVGIAKRTVQLEVKTDSLSLTHQPPPLPIPPTQRHAVPSRKHSVSAMYGSAVYLHCPESTGSTRGTIWQLPSNIIIEHRYSPERPIKVFRNGTLRILQLTEQDGGNYLCVFQRPNGEDMELFQVEVLMTPPRIEHVRTAQTRVTFGEHFQVDCVATGLPDPEVSWSLPDGTLINNALQSDDSGLRNRRYVIFGNGTLLLQQMGKKDEGDYTCYARNKLGKDERKLSVKVEPNAPQIKLKLQSLVTVKLGALGKLNCQATGEPTPRIMWISPRNDVIPTSSDKFQIMDTGMLVVKKVTLADEGKYVCVARNSAGDDVKNMKLEVEPQEPFINGIKGRSTTKIWGISYQTALLDCRVEGKPEPRVWWLTPYGHSLQTPYLGGRFQVHRNGSLEVRGVRKTDEGRYTCLAKNHQGEASLLVELAVASVAEKPSFAVPNIEILPVKQDGGDLSLECPARGKPNPEFSWMLPNGTMLMPGVRLQRFTHHLGNGILQISQPVASDKGVYRCLAKNVAGQAEKRYALEAGRKPVIRGSTGGIKITYGHNINLPCTVDSWPQASIMWTLPNGLVLDKPQTIGRVSFLPNGTLQLRQVATFDKGTYICKASNSFGSSTLSYPLAVMVFPPHITSTLTSITRVNRGSPVTLNCVATGTPKPDISWTLPGRTTLVPHNRFTVQGGIHMTEEGSLVIQNPVLTNSGIYKCNAKNALGTDFKSTYLQVV, translated from the exons ATGGCGCTGAGGTGGTGTGCCAAGATCTTCTGCAGGTTGGCTGCAGCGTGGTTTCCCCTGCTCTTCTCATCACTGCTATGGCAAACG ATCTCCCCTGTCCATGCCGTCCCATCCTGCCCGCGGAGTTGTACCTGTCCAGGCGTTAAAGAGGTCCACTGTACGTTCAGACACCTCACCACGCTACCAAAAACCTTTCCTAAAGACACACAGAGGCTCAACCTGGG GTACAACAGCCTGACGGAGTTGGAGGGGTCAGAATTTAGGTCACTACGACAACTGGAAATGCTCATGTTGCATGGCAATGACATTAGCACGGTCCACCCTGGAGCGTTTTACAGCTTGAGATCACTACAG ATCTTGAAACTGAGTTACAACAAGCTAACATCAGTGAACCCTGGTTTGTTCGAGGGTCTTGTTAGTTTGATTCGTCTCCATCTGGACCACAACCTCATTGACTTTATAGAGCCATACACCTTCTCAGGTCTGACCTCCCTAAAACTCCTTCAGCTGGAAGGGAACCTTCTCAAAGAGATCCACCCTCATACCTTCATTACAGTGTCAGTACTAGGAAGCTTTTGGACTTCTGGACTCAA ACACTTACACCTGTCGGATAATCTGTTGGAGCAGCTCCCTGCCGCAGCACTGAATACTGCTCCCAGGCTtgagctcctctctctgcaTAATAATCCTTGGGCCTGTGACTGTCAGCTTCACTGGCTGATAGAGTGGGGCTCCACACATGAAG gGGTAATAAAGTGTAAGAAGGAACGGGATCCAGGTTCCAGTGAGACTTGCCCCCAGTGCTTCTCTCCTCAACCTCTGAACGGGACCCTCTTGGAAGGGTTGACTCAAGACAAGCTTACCTGTGAAAGGCCAGCTCTTCGTTCCACCCTAAAACAGTGGGACAATCCTTTGTGGGCTGAATCTGAAGCAGAGCCTGACCTCCCATACACGCGTGACTTTGAAAAGCCTTTAGGCAACCTTATCTTGGTTCTCTCTGACAGCCATGGAAACAATGCTCATGTGGCATGTGATGTGCGCCACCCTGGAGAGAGTTCACCCATGACTTGGACAGTAAATCCACATTCACGCGGGGAGTTATCTGTCAATGTATCACTGGTGACTGTCCTTGAGTGTGAGATTGATCGGGAGACGTTGCAAAATCTATGGCAATTGGTTGCATATTACTATGAAAGCCCTGCAATCTTGGAGAGAGGTCAACAGAGAGGTAACAACAGCAGAGCAACCTATCAATATGCCCAAACTGTGAATGAAAATTCCCCATATTTCACAGAATTAAAAGGTTATTTGGTAGGAGAACCCTCATGGCTGCTTCAACCCAGAGTCACTTTGAGACTCAATAGAAAGCAGACAACAACCAAGAAACTGGTAATGGATTTCACCACAGTGATCACCAAGAACATCAACAGCTATAGAGGGCAGGATGACAATGACCTTACTTCTTCCTGGGCAATGATTCGTCGTGGGACAGCAGGACGAATTCAGACTGCTCTTGAGGGTTCAAAGGTTCATTTAGAATGCAGTATTGTGACTTCAGATCAGGAGGTGAAAGTAGAGTGGATGTTTCCTGATTTGTCAATTATGGAAGATGCAACTGACAAATTTGAAATTTCTGAGACAGGGGCGCTTATAATTATGAATGCCACACAGTCTGATTCAGGCATCTACCACTGTATGATCAGAACTAAAGCCGGTGTGGATTTAATGCCCCTAAGGCTCACCATTAAAGAACGCTCACTCAGCCCTACTGCTTtcaatggacagaaaattaTTGTAGAAAGAGGACGCTCATTGTCTCTCCCTTGTGAGGTGACCTCAGTCCAGCCCAGTCAAACTATGTGGTACCTGCCCAAAAACCAAATTCTTCTTCCCACACAACAGACGAGACGGGCAGAAGTAACAGAAAATGGGACTTTGGTGGTAAGGAAGTTGACACAAGATGATGCAGGGGAATATAGCTGTTTGGCCTCAAATCTGTATGGAGTTGACATGCTATCACACATAGTAGAAGTCACAGGGGAAAAGGCCTCTGAAAAGTCCAAagtaaaggaagagagagagcagccCATCTTACCAGTTCATGCAGAGGAAGGGGAGGGTTCAGGGGGAGATTACCAAGAAATTATACGTCCTTTTGCAACGCAGTTCCCTAAGAGTGTAGGAACACAACAAAGGAATCCTAATGGAGTTTCAAAAAGGATAAGAATGAAAGATTTGAAGAGAAAACCTAATAAATCTGTTAAGGAATTAGATCCAAACCGCTGGGCAGAGATATTAGCCAAAGTTAATGCTAAGCCAAGTGGTGCGCTGCCTACAGAGCAGTCACTACCAGAGCCCAGCACTGTAACTGTCCAACCAAGTCCGTCCAGACCTGCAACTACAACTGCCACCCCTACAACTGCTAGCAATTTCCCATATACTACTCTTCCTGATAATGGGATACAGCCAGAAGAATTTCCCATCACCACAAGAGCAAAGATTGAAACTCATTCAACAGAGAAGAAAGGGGATAAACATAAGGAGTCTGAAACATTGAAAACACAACCAAAGGTTTTACAGCCTCCACCTCCTAGAAGCACAGAATCATCCCTACACCGTGTTGGTGGGATCACAGAAAAATCTGAAACTATTACAGACTCTCCTGTTGCTCGAACCCCTCAGCCAGTTGAACAGGCAGAAAATAAGCACTCTGGAGAGGGGAGACGAAACTCCAGCTTTGTTCCCGGTCGGCCAAACAGGAGAAGGCCGCCTTATAGACGAAGAAGACCACCAATGAGAAGAGTCCATCCGCACCTAAACCCATTCTACCATTCATCAAACAAGCCCAAAACAACTGTGCCCCCACCAACAACTACCATaccaacaacaaccacaaccacaactactactactactactactactactacaactaccaccactactacaacaacaacacctgCTCCAACCACAGCCACAACTGCTGACTATGAGacagatgaagatgaaggtgaATTTTATGAAGAATATAATTACAAAGATAGTGATAGTGTGGATGAAACAGAAGAATCAAACACTGAAACCCCTGATACCACTCGTGATCTTGACAGTAGTCTCACCACATTCCCATCAGTTAGAGAAAAAGATACCCATGTAGGTAGTTCTGTAGATAAATATAATTTACCTAATCCAAACACAATTGTTACTCCAAAGCTACAAAGTACCCCTCATACAACTGAATGGACTGATGAGGAAAAGGACACAGAGACTGTATACCTAAACAAATTAGAGAGACAGAAGGTGGAGAttagaaaacaaactgaagaaaaGGGCAGAGATAATAAAAATCTTGcagaagagagtgagagtgaggtTATAACAGCAATGGAGGGGCAAAAAACCCACAAACTAGACACAGAGGGcaatgaaagagaaacagaaaaatctaAAAAGGAGTGGGTTACACAGAGCTACAATTCAAGGGATAGCATCCGGTTAACAACCCAAAATAGACCAAGACCTAAAACTCGACCTTCAATGGAACAAAATACACCAACCCAAACAAAAATCTCATCTTCCAAA CCTGAGATCCACAGTTTCCCCATTATAGAGCCAGTTCATCCCTGGCTCCACCAGTACAACCAGGAAAGAGAGCGAACCACCTCTTCCAAGATATCCCAAACACACCAAGACAGAAACACTGGAAAACAGAGTAAAGTGAATCCAGACCGGCATTCCCAACTTCCTCGCGTACCCCCAACCTCCCGCTGGCctgcacatcatcatcatcatcatcatcatccttaCAATCCCCTTTACCCTTCCTGGCCAGGTCAAAGAACATTTCCTAATTCCAGGCATG GTACTGGGTCACACCTTGTGCCCACGCATCGACCACGGCCTTTGCCTCACCCCTGGGTTCACAGTCAAGTTGTCACCAACAGACCAGAAATAACAGCTGAAACAGTGAAGCCCACACCTACAGTTTCTGGACCATCTGGAAACTCTAGATTGACAATCTCTAGTCCCCACCCCAGGCATAATTTCCATCAAAATCATCACGTTGATAGCAGGACCCAAACCAGAGATCAACTGTTTCTATCAAGGCTGCGGAACAGATACAGACAG GCACAGCTCGATCGCATTGCTCAGCTAGGGAGGATGGTGACGCCCAAACCTCGCATTAGCAACCACAATCCTTCATTCCCTATCACACCGAAACCCAGCCCTCCATCCCGACAGAGACCGTACACCCCCAAACCACTAGTACCCGCTGCTTCCTACACCCTGCAACCTCTAAACCCTGCTAAaccttcatcatcctcatttGCTGGTTTCATCCCGACCCCTCGTCCTCAGAACCCCACCGCCCCAGGGAATGGAG GACGAATCAGCTCTCAGGGTCCTACAGCTGCACCTCCTTTCCCATGGGTATTGGGAGCTGGGGGTGGTAGGGTGAAGCCCCGCATTACCACGGTAACCACAGCTAGTGTGTCTGTGCTGGCAGAGAGTGATGTGGTTCTGCCTTGTAAAGCAACAGGGAATCCTGAACCTAACATTGCATGGACCAAAGTCTCCACAG GTGCCACCATCCCAGCTAACACCAAGCATGGTCCTCGTTTTGAAGTCTTCAAGAATGGAACTTTTGTAATCAGAAAAGTCCAGCTTCAGGATAGAGGCCAGTACCTCTGCGCGGCCCAGAACAGGTTGGGATCAGATCGCGTGGTGATCACCTTAGCAGTCCAGACTGAGGCACCAAAGATCCAACCTCCCAAGTCCACAGAAATAGCAATCTACTTAGGAAAAAGTCTGACACTTGACTGCCTTGCTTCTGGAAAACCACCAGCCCAAATTTCCTGGATTCTTCCAGACAGAACATTTATTCGTGAAATCGGAACTGTTCACACCCTCCTCTCTCCAATGTCTCTGCTTCAAAATGGAACCCTGCACATGCATTCTGCCAATTTCTCGAGTAAAGGGGACTACAAATGTATCGCAAGCAATGCAGCAGGTGCTGATACAATTACTTATCATCTCCATGTGGCAGCTTTGCCTCCAAGCATCAGTGAAGGAGCAATGGATGCTGTGACCATTCAGCCAG GCAGGAGTGTATACGTCCATTGCTCTGCAAAGGGTGAACCGGTGCCGGCTCTGAAATGGATACTGCCAGCTGGTGTCCATGTGAAGCCATCACAGTTTCTGGGACGCCGGCTCTTTGTCTTCCCGAACGGGACActttatgtgaaaaatgtttcaccAGCTGATGCAGGGGG GTACGAGTGTGTAGCCACTAACACTGTAGGCATTGCCAAAAGAACTGTCCAGCTGGAGGTGAAGACAGATTCCCTGTCCCTCACCCAtcagcctcctcctcttcccatcCCTCCAACCCAGCGCCATGCTGTGCCATCCCGTAAGCATTCTGTCTCAGCTATGTACGGTTCTGCTGTCTACCTCCACTGTCCAGAGTCTACTGGATCCACAAGAGGGACCATCTGGCAGTTACCCTCTAATATCATCATCGAACACCGATACAG TCCAGAGAGACCTATTAAAGTTTTCCGTAATGGGACTCTGAGAATACTTCAGCTAACGGAGCAGGATGGTGGAAATTATCTGTGCGTCTTTCAGCGGCCTAATGGGGAGGACATGGAGCTTTTCCAG GTGGAGGTGTTAATGACACCTCCCAGAATTGAACATGTGAGGACTGCACAGACCAGGGTCACCTTTGGGGAACATTTTCAG GTTGATTGTGTTGCAACAGGCCTCCCAGATCCAGAAGTTTCTTGGAGTCTCCCGGATGGAACCTTAATCAACAATGCCCTTCAGTCTGATGACAGTGGTCTTCGCAACCGTCGCTATGTTATTTTTGGCAATGGAACTTTACTTCTCCAACAGATGGGCAAAAAAGACGAGGGTGACTACACTTGTTATGCTAGAAACAAACTGGGCAAAGATGAAAGAAAGTTGAGTGTCAAAGTGGAACCAAATGCtccacaaattaaattaaaattacaatCACTGGTCACAGTGAAACTGGGAGCATTGGGTAAATTGAATTGTCAAGCAACTGGGGAACCTACACCAAGAATCATGTGGATATCACCCCGAAATGATGTGATACCAACATCATCAGACAAATTTCAGATTATGGACACTGGGATGTTAGTTGTAAAGAAAGTGACACTTGCTGATGAAGGAAAATACGTGTGTGTGGCACGAAATTCTGCAGGTGATgatgttaaaaacatgaaacttgAGGTTGAACCTCAGGAACCCTTTATCAATGGAATAAAAGGGAGGAGCACCACAAAGATTTGGGGGATATCCTACCAAACAGCTCTTTTGGACTGCAGGGTGGAAGGGAAACCTGAACCAAGAGTTTGGTGGCTTACTCCTTATGGCCACTCACTCCAGACACCCTATCTTGGCGGTCGCTTCCAAGTCCACCGAAATGGGAGTTTGGAGGTGAGAGGGGTGAGGAAAACAGATGAAGGGAGGTACACGTGTCTGGCCAAAAACCATCAGGGTGAAGCCTCACTTTTAGTTGAATTAGCTGTGGCATCCGTAGCTGAGAAACCAAGTTTTGCTGTTCCCAATATTGAAATCTTACCAGTAAAGCAAGACGGTGGGGATCTGAGCCTTGAGTGCCCTGCTCGCGGCAAGCCAAACCCAGAGTTTTCATGGATGCTACCGAATGGGACAATGTTAATGCCTGGTGTTAGACTACAACGCTTCACCCATCATCTGGGTAATGGGATTCTACAGATCTCTCAACCTGTTGCAAGTGATAAGGGAGTGTACCGGTGTCTAGCAAAAAATGTAGCAGGACAAGCGGAGAAACGTTATGCACTGGAAGCGGGTAGGAAACCGGTGATCAGAGGATCCACAG GTGGGATTAAGATCACCTATGGCCACAACATCAATTTACCTTGCACTGTGGACAGCTGGCCACAGGCATCAATCATGTGGACCCTACCCAACGGCCTTGTTTTGGATAAGCCTCAAACCATTGGTCGAGTATCTTTCCTCCCCAATGGGACCCTCCAGCTCAGACAGGTAGCCACCTTTGACAAAGGGACATATATCTGTAAAGCCTCCAACTCTTTTGGATCGTCAACACTATCCTATCCACTTGCAGTCATGGTTTTTCCACCACACATCACCAGTACACTGACCTCCATCACCAGAGTCAACAGAGGATCACCAGTGACGTTAAATTGTGTTGCGACCGGTACTCCCAAGCCGGATATTTCATGGACGTTGCCTGGACGCACCACGCTGGTTCCACATAACCGGTTCACAGTGCAGGGTGGGATCCACATGACAGAGGAGGGCAGTCTGGTAATACAGAACCCCGTGCTCACAAACTCTGGCATTTACAAATGCAATGCTAAAAACGCTCTTGGGACAGATTTTAAATCTACATACCTACAAGTTGTCTGA
- the rab33a gene encoding ras-related protein Rab-33A, which translates to MTNDSPEEETRAPGGGVGGGRGITRKNRADDNVTILTSSMDLHRVSRSRAASSSNEAAPSFTSSVDLSTSSLELSIQTRIFKIIVIGDSNVGKTCLTFRFTGGSFPDKTEATIGVDFREKAVEIEGETIKVQVWDTAGQERFRKSMVEHYYRNVHAVVFVYDVTKMASFRNLQTWIEECNGHRVSASVPRVLVGNKCDLVDQIQVPSNMALKFADSHNMLLFETSAKDPRESQNVDSIFMSLACRLKAQKSLLYRDVEREDGRVRLTQQTETKSNCPC; encoded by the exons ATGACCAACGATTCACCGGAGGAGGAGACCCGAGCTCcgggaggaggagtaggaggaggacgaggaatAACACGAAAAAATCGAGCGGACGACAATGTCACCATCCTGACATCCTCCATGGATTTACACAGAGTCAGCCGGAGCCGAGCCGCCAGCAGCAGCAACGAAGCCGCCCCGAGCTTCACATCCTCCGTGGATCTGAGCACCTCCTCCCTGGAGCTCAGCATCCAGACGCGGATCTTTAAGATCATCGTCATCGGGGACTCCAACGTGGGGAAGACCTGCCTCACCTTCCGATTCACCGGAGGGAGCTTCCCCGATAAGACCGAGGCCACCATCGGCGTGGACTTCAGAGAGAAGGCGGTGGAGATTGAAGGGGAGACTATCAAG GTACAGGTATGGGACACAGCAGGCCAGGAACGATTTCGTAAATCCATGGTGGAACACTACTACCGCAATGTCCATGCAGTGGTCTTTGTGTATGATGTCACCAAAATGGCTTCCTTCCGCAACCTACAGACATGGATAGAG GAGTGTAATGGCCATCGGGTCTCAGCGTCAGTACCTCGAGTCCTGGTGGGGAACAAGTGTGACCTTGTGGACCAAATACAG GTGCCCTCAAACATGGCGTTGAAGTTCGCTGACTCCCACAACATGCTGCTGTTTGAGACGTCTGCAAAGGACCCAAGGGAGAGTCAGAACGTGGACTCCATCTTCATGTCCCTGGCCTGCCGCCTGAAGGCCCAGAAATCCCTGCTCTACAgagatgtggagagagaggatgggagaGTGCGCCTCACACAACAGACTGAAACAAAGAGTAATTGTCCTTGTTGA